AACATCTCAATCGTCAGACACCATCATAATCACATATAATTATGTCCCACTATACATTCTTCAAGATTTATCATcacatcacaaatttataaaatcactatcatcaatcatacatcatcattatcacataaacttataccatacaatgcatccatattttattattacctCACGTAaactcgtctaatcaaacatatgctcaaaattcattcaacatccaatatcacaataatatcaaataccacacattcaacgaaattaaatcaatcaacaccttataaatatttctattccacattttcATTTCacaattttcacattaattaatttaccaCTCAAAGGATTATtaccatacgtagcgagccatGGATGAATTATTGGGAAATACGGCTTTCCCATTCTAGTCACAATATTGTACTCATAAATTTAAACGGTCCATCACCCCTTATCTTATTTCGACGTTTTTTCAAACACAATAATCAATGTGAGTTTTCAACAGCAACTGTAGATGAACTACGTATAATGAATCAATCCAAAACTAACCAGAGAGTTCACAAATTTGTTGAGCCACAACTGATAAATTATGAAATGTATAAAAatcaatgttaaataattaataataattttatgagcaaaaatagagtaaaaacaatgagaaaacaaatgAATAGTGCCAAAAATGCCGGAATAGTCGACTTCAACTTCACTGGAATAGTCTAACGTAATAGTCGACTCGTCGAGCGCCGAAATAGTTTGACGTCAACTTCACCGAAAAAAGCAAATGAATAGTGTTTGAGGTTTCGACAAGAGAAATCCAGAAACGATGCTAGTTTTTTTAGACGACAAATGTAGTGATCAGAATCAGTCAAAAACAACTCATCCAAGGAAAGACATGCAATTGTTTCTAATGAAATGGAGTCACGATCAATAAAATTGATGTCAAAAATAGATTTAGTGGTCGATTTTTTGTTGGATAGAGGTTGAGATTGATTCAAATGTCAAGTAATTAGTGGAATGAATTTGAGAGAAAGAGGGTTAGTTGCGCGTTTATTTCATTTAGGAAGGAAAAATTctttaccattttattattttattttttaaagtgcaGATGAAAAGGTGCAGATAGCTGATATACATGTGCAGGAGTAAAATATACTATAAGGCCCAACACAGCAAGACCAATCGGTGTAGTTGTGTGatccaaaatcaattttctagtatttctaaaagtccttagtaaactaatttattttactcaTCCACAGTAGAAACTTTTTCCTTGCCATTCATAGAGTTAATATAAGGTCTCGATTTCTAAATTAAAGTATAACAAGACGTGGGCACTAACAATTTATTCATTAAGGTGAGTGTGTTTTGATAGTTTTAGGAATCCTTTATATATGTGAGCTATAAATAGAACAAACTAAAAACAAGAGGAAAGAAGTACCAATTCACTTCACTAGAATAAAACTATGAGCTATTTTCCCTTCCTAGTGAAATAATTCCTATTTCAAtagcaaagaaaaaaaattagggtttatGCTAGATAAGTGGAACAAATCCCTGTTTCAATAGTTGCTAGATAGCAATGGGAAATAATCcctatttaaatttatttgtaagagtttaattttcataaactATTAGTGTAAAATATTGTATACAATCGATAAATTATGATCACTcatataaatgattttataaataactataatcaaagtcaaatattattaataatttaatttttgtaattgattaataatgtaaaaactctttaatattaacaataagtataaattaaattttatttttaaaagcattttatatattatattatttatttatatccaaattcaattataattaaactGGTTAAACCTATAAAACTATTATTAGAAGTCTCGTCATCCAATACGCGGTTGTAAGAATTTATTGGTTAACAACTTAACCTAAATTCATTAGCCTtcttattactattttattatagaatatttcatttattttgtattataagACTGTTTTTCATTCTTCctttaatctttaatataatttttttcataaatttaatatatatgaacgattttattaaataatattctaatttattttcttataaaaaacataattttattctttttatgttataataataataataataataaatatataaaattaatatatttttaaataaatttattacgACTATCACTTTGtttaaaacacaaaaaatatctTGGAGACATGAATGAAGTCAAAGAAAAGTTTTCATGTATTTTTAGTGGCACCATTTCACTGGACGACGCGAAATTAGGCCAAAAAGATCATTACGTGTGTAATCATCATTAATTGCATCGTGTCTGTTTCCTTCGTTCTAGAAGCTATGTCATAAGATCgcttaaaaaataaactaatcatttaaattcatttataaaaattaaataaaatacttaaattttaatttaattaatattttgaatttgaatttaagaTATACTCACAACTTTGTGTGAgttttatgatattatttattatttttatataaagtaAAAGGAAATTATGTCGAAAATAATATTGAACGAAAGGTTGCATGTttaagaaaatgattttgaGATGGAAATTCATTTGTTGCTTTGAATTAACTTGACTAATTGTAGAATGAGAATAATCCAAATTTGTCACTTGATATGAGTATTGTTGGCCTTTATCAGGTCCATCTAATTAGAATAATAGTAATAAGTTgtttattatctaaaaaaaataaaattaatataataaaatagtgtagGAATTATGATTCTAATATCCAGAGAATGTGTTATTTATTTAGGCGAAAAAAACCTTTGTATGAACTAGCACTactaaagaaagaaaaattgagaaagtagataatataaaaaaaagtatggaGTGAAATTATAATAGTTTAATACATAATTAtgtacaaataatttaaatgttaaaCACTCTAAAgaaaatcatttatatttttttgataatttaaatttctttgaTAGTTTAAATTTTGATCCTTTAACTCCTTCAATTCTTCAATAGTTAAATTACTGTCCCTATATATATCAGCCAATAAATAGATAGGAGACTCTAAAGTCTCTTCATGACTCTAGAAGAAGACAgccaataacttttttatttatttactacaaATATACCAGCCAAAAAATTAATGCatgtttaaaattgaaaatatatttatttattttttaacttactttttttatattttgaaaataaataaagacatatataaaatatgttatCGGATTGGTTGGGCATGGAAATCTGTAAATCGTTTCAAACCTtagctttattttattttttttggcgGGGAAGTTCTTTTTGCTCAACCGACAAAAAAAGTTACAAATATTTTCTTACATACTGAACTATAAAGTGTAGTTTATttaatcaaacaataaaatattaaatttattcttAAAACCACTacattcattattttatttatttatatgttggAATCCATCGATTCAATAAGACTATAATTTAAAAGTCTCACCTATTTGATCTCTAATCTAATTTTCAAAGATTGTGTGTTATCAATTTAGATAAATTCAATGGCAGATCTTGGTATGGAGTATGGAATCAATagagaattaattaatttgttgtgAACTAGGTACCTATGTACCATCTAGAAATTGTGGAGCATCCGTAGCAAGACGTGACACTCATATTTAATTCACTCTATGCTCTAATAGTAcaagttaatattaaaaaagtgttatttcataaattatattgtctttcattaaattaaattagtgtTTAAACCAAAGGATATCAAATTTTTGTAGAATACAACTTTTCTaggcattttttttattggtttgcTTTCATATTGTGATTTATATGAATGTgttattgtattttatgttttacgtaaaaaagtttaaatttgtttaaaatttaaaacacctgcacatattcatttaaattttttttcataacatataaaGGATCTGATAAGTTAAGTGAATTCGGAGAAATACAACTGAATAAGTCTGATCGTGGAGAATGAAAGTCGAATTGTTAAATAAGATTGATAGACTTTTGGGGTAtctctagtggggaattcctaagtggattaatAGATTATTCCCTAAGGTCGAGAGcaaccgtgcaacacaagagtacatCGATCGTCGCGTATATATATGTGTCTCAGATTGATTTGAAGGGAACTATGAGAACATGACCATTCATGAATTTTTTGTCCACTCATGTAGTAACATAGTATCAAACTTTCTAACCAAGTATTTCAGAGTAGAATGATACCAAATGATTAAGAAGTATGGAGTATATGACAATATAATTGCATCTTTGTGACTATTGTATTGTGATCGATTTGGATTAACCtctgatattatatttttaaagattttgatgTTACGATGTGATACTATATGTCAATTCGTACTTGTGTGTTCTTCTCATTTATCTTATACTGTTACATGACTTTCCTCATTATTTGTGTTTGGTGTTTGCGATGAACGCATACAAACTGCAAGTTGTAAATGTTGATTAGTACTCTCAGAGTGTCAGGCGTCGAttcattttaaagatttttattatatattttatatcgaTGCCGTTGCCGAACATCTTTTTATATTAGAAATTTCAGCTTTGACAGTGAGTTTATGTTGGGATTATTTCTACTTTATTCTACTAaacttatttatgtttattttgaaagaattttgttaatattataactttcaaattgttaaatttgattgatttttttaaggATTAAGATAATGTATTAAGTGATTAAGTGATTAAGTGATTAAGTGATGCTCTTTatcttgtaaatatttttaaaagttcacATTTTTATGAGGAATTTGACTATTGAatgataaaattcaaaaatattattttgaggtTTAAGATATCACTCGCTCCCTCCACCATTAAGTTTGTAATAGTATTTATATGCTTACATTAGAATTTAAAAcgtaaaattcaaatatttattaatttattataattaatttaaaaaaataaaattttaaaaatttaatatttttaaatattttatttaaactcCACTCCTTAAtaaattcattatattttacCACAATTTTATGATACATAAATATAAGAAAACTTTTGAAGATTTTCTATACGAGACTTTTGATGTACTTTTAGTGGCTCTATTTCACTAGACCAAAATTAGTGACAAAAATTATTAGTAGTGTAGTGGTTGGCCAACATGTGCATCGTGTCTGTTTATTTCGTTCTAGAAGGCAGAAGCTACGCCATAAGATTGGTGGcttcaataattaataagtgCGGTATAGGtaatatttagaaaattatGAATAAACTAATATACAACCAATTAAATTTAGTTAGTCTATTTTACTAATTATGTCtcccaattttttttagtatgtaCTATATTTTAGTTCGTCAAAAAAACTAATTATGTCAAATCCATAATTTgtttattgaagaaaaaaaactatattaaatCTAAAAGGTAAAAAAAGAGGTAGTGATGGATAAATTTAgatcttcttcattttttatttttctatttttttaatattattattttatatatatatatttatatatatttttaaaatatataacataaattaaatatttataaattttatatacaaaaaattacAGTAATATGttcttcatttattttgaaaaataagatgAATCTCAACTCGTGAAACacctattattaattaattacataagtTATTCAATATTTTCTATGGAAAAACTAGAATTTAATTGAAACTAATCAAATCCTTGCACTACTTTATTAGAAATTTCAATTCCTTCATAAAAAATGTGCTAAAATGATAATTTGTTTCATTTAAATgcgatattattattttttcaattgtatcatctaataaattttatatacaatctcatatttgtattaataataacggagaatatatttataaaataatttgatcgTAAGAATTAAAATGACAACAAAGTCATTATTTTTTCCActactaaattaataattaattttaaaaaatatttatttatttaaagatattattatctctttttcatttagtttttcttcataaaatgCTGATCCACCAATCACGTTCATTACATTTGTTAGACATATGACAAATTATCAAATGCATTATTtatattggtaaaaataatgttattataattttcattttgttatttatatatgtgttcCTTTGATTCGTGACAAAATGATTCAGCAAAAAAGGATTGAGTCAATGCATGATTTGCAAATCGTCACTAAACATTTGTGTATGGGAAAGGACGTTCCAGATATGCGTTTGTTTGATTCGTGACAAAATGATAAAgccaaaaaagaaagaaattctTACCAATCCGGTTTGCGTAAAACTTTTACGTTTTTGCTACCTCGGtcttttattcaatatataattttttaactgtattatttaattataatattataatttttattatgtatttatgatattgataatataccaataattaataagaataatttgataaaaattgtattatctcttatatttatatattttttttaatatgggTTCAATGATAAAATAACTCAATATTTTAGGATGGAGGGAGTAATATAAATATTCACTATCTTTTTTGCAtgtatacaaaaaattaataaattaaggatttaaTGGGATGCATGGTTAAATGTAAATAGTTATACTGTGACACTTAATATGAGTCATTGATTGTATGATTATTGATCGATAGAAATTATAATCATATTGTATAATTATACAATCAACGATTCAGGTTAGCCCACAACGTAAAATTGGTTTACATTGCGATGCAtcgtctttttttttctctagatttaatgtattaattataagtATAGATAATTTTAAAACACTCCATCCGTACTAAAATAATCATTGCAGTCGACTATTTATcacatattcaaaaaaaaaaaaatacaaacatagATATCAACAAAACACTCTCAATATCTATTTTGATTATGTGTTTGCTAATAGATATCTATATCTGGAGATATTCATACTTGTTAGTAAATTAATAATGATTCACGGTCTGCTAACACAATGAAGCACATAAGACAGTTTGGTACATAGAGTCATTAAACATATGATACACGACATTAGATATTAtctgataaaatttaaaaaaaaattaatttaagataaattaaatttaaaatttttaattatcataaatcgaagataaaagtaacaaaaatataaatttaaaaattaaaattttaatttatttttgataaaaaaaacttttttaatattataaatatatataaaaaaattattcaaaaatatatattgatgttaaagactaaacataaaatttcaaaattttataaagattaaaactttatttaatCTTACTATTAATGTCATTAAAAGcattaaaataagagaaaagaGAATAAACATTGTCACTATAAAAATATACCACTCCATctcaattttataataaaacatGACAAAATGAAtaacttttattaaatattgatataaaattatttgatactaATAATACATACCATTAAACCCTTAAAACAAATATGTATTTCTacattttcttgaaaaaatacACCGaagttattaaatatattattttgatatattttaacataaataaaaagtaaaatcgGGAACTTTCTATTTATTgccacatatattaaaataatatgtttaactcttgtgtatataatattattttaatatattcgttgatataaatgaattaaaaaaccATATCAAAGGGAACTTTCTAGGTATTATTAACACATCTATTCCCTCCCAACCAAACATTCAGAAATTTCACAGCATATATAGCCCAACCCCCACACTTTGAGTTTTCACAATATAGCCTATCCCCATTGTCCTTAAATACACCTAATTTATTTCTTCTAATTTCATTTGaattcacaacaacaaaaatacataCATTCTCCTAATTTCTTCTCAAATAATGAAGGATACTATAGTTCTATACCCTGCTCTTGGTAGTGGACACTTAATGTCCATGATTGAATTAGGCAAACTCATATTAACCCATCACACTTCATTTTCCATCACAATTCTCATCCTCACACCACCCACCAATAACAACAATAACCAACACTTACTTTCTCATACAAAACAATACATTGCTTCAGTTACAACCACATTCCCTTCAATTAATTTTCACTACATTCCTACAATTTCATTTCCAACAACCCTTCCACCACAATCTCTCACCCTTGAACTCTCTCACCAAAGCAACCACCATGTTCAAAATATTctacaatcaatttccaaaaccacaaacatcaaagctgtTATCTTGGATTTCCTCACCTATAGTGCCTCACAAGTAACAACCACACTTGAAATCCCCACTTATTTTTACTACACTTCAGGTGCTACTGTTCTATCCATGTTCATTtattttccaacgattcatCAGAACGCTACAAAACCAATTAAGGATCTTCATATGCCTCTTCAAATTCCTGGATTACCAAAGAATATTTCAACAGATGATTACCCTGATGAAGCTAAGGATCCCGAGACTAAAGCTTACAAGGTTTTACTTGATTCGGCGAAAACTATGAGAGAATGTGATGGGATTATTGTGAACACTTTTGATGCTATTGAAGAAAAATCTATTAAATCTTTGAATGAAGGGTTATTTGTTCCAGATGGAATTACTCCACCAATTTTTTGTATTGGACCTTTGATTACAGCGTCATATGGTGAAGACGAAAATGGGTGTTTGAGTTGGCTGGACTCGCAACCGAGTCAAAGTGTCGTGTTTCTAAGTTTTGGAAGTATGGGGAGATTTTCCAAGGCTCAGTTGAATGCAATAGCTTTTGGATTGGAGAAAAGTGAGCAACGATTCTTGTGGGTTGTTAGAAGCGAGTTGGAGTTAGATGAGTTGAGTTTAGATGAATTGTTGCCAAAAGGGTTTTTAGAAAGGACGAATGAAAAGGGAATGGTTGTGAAAAATTGGGCCCCACAACGTGAAATATTGAGTCACGATTCAGTTGGTGGGTTTGTTACACATTGCGGGTGGAACTCTATTTTGGAGGCTGTTTGTGAAGGAGTGCCTATGGTGACGTGGCCTTTGTATGCTGAACAAAATCTGAACAAAGTTATTTTAGTTGAGGAAATGAAGGTGGCTTTGAAGCTTAACGGGTCGAAAGATGGGTTTGTTAGTGAAAATGAGTTGGGGGTGCGAGTTAAGGAATTGATGAACTCAAATAAAGGTGAAGAGATTAGGCAAAAGATTTCGGTGATGAAGATAAGTGCTAAGAAGGCAAAAGAAGAAGGTGGAAGTTCACTCGTTGATCTAAATAAGTTGGTTCAATTGTGGAACAAGAAGAAGTAGTGTGATTGAGTAGTCCAAGTTTGTAATGTGATATGGGTATTAAAGAGATTAGGCAAAAGATTTTCAAGATGAAAATTAGTGCTAAGAAGGCAAAAGAAGAAAATGGAAGTTCACTAGTTGCTTTGAATAAATTAGCTCAACTGTGGAATGAGAATAAGCAGTATGAT
This region of Cicer arietinum cultivar CDC Frontier isolate Library 1 chromosome 8, Cicar.CDCFrontier_v2.0, whole genome shotgun sequence genomic DNA includes:
- the LOC101488865 gene encoding UDP-glycosyltransferase 1, translating into MKDTIVLYPALGSGHLMSMIELGKLILTHHTSFSITILILTPPTNNNNNQHLLSHTKQYIASVTTTFPSINFHYIPTISFPTTLPPQSLTLELSHQSNHHVQNILQSISKTTNIKAVILDFLTYSASQVTTTLEIPTYFYYTSGATVLSMFIYFPTIHQNATKPIKDLHMPLQIPGLPKNISTDDYPDEAKDPETKAYKVLLDSAKTMRECDGIIVNTFDAIEEKSIKSLNEGLFVPDGITPPIFCIGPLITASYGEDENGCLSWLDSQPSQSVVFLSFGSMGRFSKAQLNAIAFGLEKSEQRFLWVVRSELELDELSLDELLPKGFLERTNEKGMVVKNWAPQREILSHDSVGGFVTHCGWNSILEAVCEGVPMVTWPLYAEQNLNKVILVEEMKVALKLNGSKDGFVSENELGVRVKELMNSNKGEEIRQKIFKMKISAKKAKEENGSSLVALNKLAQLWNENKQYDI